GCCGAGTTATTCCGATGCGGAAACGAACCGTTTCGAGGTTAAGGCGACTTCGGTGCCCGAAGCCGCCGGGGAGAAACCCGAATCGAGTAGCTTGTTCAAGACCTTGGAGCTCGGTGCCTTGTTTGGCCTCTGGTACCTCTTCAATATCTACTTCAACATCTACAACAAGCAGGTTCGGTTTCGCTTCGATTCGTTTTCCAAACATTTAAGATTGAgaatttgtgttttgttttttttttttttttggcttttttcttTGAGCGAATGTGTTGCTATTTAATTTGGTTTTGAGCTTTGAGAAAATGTGTTGCTGTTTGTTTTGGTtattgaaaatttgaggttGAGGATTGTGGATTTGTGTGATTTTGATTAGGTTTTGAGTGTTGAAATTTGtggaaaatttattattagatcGTATAGTGaaggaaatgaaaagaaacGAATTAAAGTGAGCTTTGTAATATACTGAAAACTCTTGGCCCGTTTGTTAACGTTGATCtaataacgttgtttgtattttttggaaatatgaaaaagtgtgtggaaattTGCATAATGTTgtataaaaactgaaaacatgtgtttaaacacatgtaccaaagaTTTCTGAGAAAATTCACTTTGAAATcaaaaagattattattattattataagtaaaataatttatttgaaggAGTGATCAAAATGTGATCTTTCACGAACAATTACAAACAAACACCCATATGATCCAAAAAATCAACAATGGTGCGTCTTGGAACTCTGTTTTGGTGGGAAGCTTTCTGAGAAAAGTCACTTTGaaagcaaaaaattattattataagtaaAAGAATTTATTTGAAGGAATGATCAAAATGTGATCTTCCACAAACAATTACAAGTGAAACACTTGTATGAtccaaaaaatcaacaataggGCGTCCTCGAATTTTATCTGATATTCATGTCATGTACTTTGGTAGCTTTAATTTTATCGGAAGAATTATAATTAAAGTGAGCTTTGTAATGTGctgtaaattttgtttttcttggaaCTCTGTTGACGTGGGAAAGCTTTTTGAGAAAAATCaccttgaaagaaaaaaaaaatattataagtaAAAGAATTTATTTGAAGGAGTGATCAAAATGTGAGCTTTCACAAACAATTACAAATGAAACACTCATATgatccaaaaaataaacaatggTGCATCCTTGAATTTTATAGTTGATACCCTTAGCTGTGTTTATAGTTGACGTTGATTAATAATTAGACTTTGGAAATTACCCCAAAAAAATGCACTTTGGTAACTTTAATTTTATCaggaaaattattattagtttttactTGGGTCTTTAGGGTTTAGTTCAAATCAGGCTGCTGATTGTGAGACacttgaatttaatgtgtgttaATACTTGACCAATAATTCAGTATGAGAATGGAGCTGATTTGTGTTACATGTTTTGATCACAGGTTTTGAAGGTGTACCCATACCCAGTAACTGTCACTGCGATTCAGTTTGCTGTTGGGAcagtaattgtttttttaatgtggGGTCTTAATCTCTACAAAAAGCCAAAAGTTAGTGGTTCACAGGTATTTGATGTGGTGTGAAAGTTTTAGTATTTAGTGTACAGGTATTGATTTCATGTAGTGATTCTTATTTGTGAGTAACTTCTTGACAGCTTGCAGTAATATTGCCACTGGCAGTGGTGCATACTTTAGGGAATGTTTTCACGAATATGAGTCTTGGAAAAGTTGCAGTGTCATTCACTCACACGATCAAGGCTATGGAGCCCTTCTTCTCTGTTGTCCTATCTGCTATGTTTTTGGGGGAGGTGCgaatttccttttatattttgcCCCATTTTTTATGTCTTTGGATCACCAAGATTGGGtggagatgatttttttttaataagtaatgaaaattttattgatataaaaaaatagagtcaCTCAAGTATACAACTAGGTACCATGCAATCAATCACAGAAACTGGGTGGAGACTGGAGATGAAACTGATTGAAATATATAATTCTGTAGTATGATGGCATTGATAGCTTTAGTTACCAATAAAGTTTCCTTTGTATTCTTAAGTTTTGTTGAAATGATTTCTATGCaagaatttcaattttataatgaGCATCACTCATCAAGTTGTTTCGATTCTAACTATTATTCTCATTCTCATACAGTTGCCCACTTTTTGGGTGGTTGCTTCCCTTGTACCTATTGCTGGAGGAGTGGCACTTGCATCAGTCACCGAGGCCTCTTTCAACTGGTACAACATTATATCTGCATATAACATTATAAATCTTATTtgcttatcaatatatatatatatatatatataaatcttgttTACACAGATTAAAAGATATCCGCATCATGTAGTTGTTGATTTAGGATTGAATGGTAGTATGATACTCGAGGGGTGGGTTATGAGGTTCGACCCACCATAGATGTGggatttgtgggttttattGGACAAGGGGTATTTTCTATCATTCGGGAAAAAAGGATTCTAAAAATATGGTTGGGCTGTCAGTGAGCTCTAGCATAAATGGCACTTCttctaatgaaaaaaatggATGGAGGGTGAGATTGCGGGTTCAATGCCACTGGGTGTGTTACTtaccaacaaaaagaaaaaaatgtgacTTCATATAGGCTATTCAGTATCGTTGTAAAACTAAGGACTTTACTTGATTTGGTTTATCAGTGAAAAGAATAACATATGATCGTTCTGTTTTATTTTGGAGAAGGGCTGGATTCTGGAGTGCTATGGCTTCCAATTTGTCAAACCAATCTCGTAATGTCCTTAGCAAAAAGGTCATGGTTAAATCAGAGGTAATCAACATTTTCCAGATTCATATGTTCTTAAAtctttttgcctttatttttttattcatgaaaaaaaattttggtgtgTCATACTACATTCTGCTgttgttatttcttttcattttgtttttagtttgtaTTTGAATTGGCACATAACCGGCATTTTATCCTTTCACAGGAATCTTTGGACAACATCACTCTCTTCTCCATAATAACAGTTATGTCCCTTATCTTGTTAGCCCCTGTGGCTCTCTTCATGGAAGGTGTCAAGTTTACTCCTACATTCCTGCAATCAGCTGTGAGTAACTTTTTTAAGAGCTAAAAGCTGCAACAAATTCTTTATAGTCTTGATTTTACTCAGAAAAGAATCTTTAATGTAGGTGCCTATCTgattcattttatatatttaattccATGACAGGGGTTAAATGTTAATCAAGTATACACCAGGTCTTTTCTAGCTGCACTCTGCTTCCATGCTTATCAGCAGGTGAGGCACTTCGCATGCTCTGGcttctctcatttctttttcttaatgtatttgtttttcatatgtGAATTATGACCTTTCAAGAACTGGTCTTGAGCTTCTTATATGTAAAAGCTGCCATCTTTGTTTATCTTAAATAGTGGATATCAATTGTTGGACAAGTAGCTCTCATGAGCAATGAACTCTTGTTTCAAAATAGGTTAAGTTCATTGTTTAAATGATATATGCCTGTTATTCTACCGAACTATGTgacaaaaatttgagaaatttgtaCCATCTGTATGGAGACTTTTTGGCTCATTAGAGCCTATTATTAGGTTGTGATACATTGTTTGTCATTTATACTTGCAATGTCTTTATCTTTAAACTTGAAGGAATCTAAATACTGCTTTACTCATCATATATTCTTTTACCTCTCAATGTGATTTTCTTTCACGTGGTTGTACTGACCATGGTCTGGTGTAACCGGAgttttgaagattttgaaaGGACCTGATCTTAAACTCTTCTTCAAAAACTTGTTGGATTGGTTGTCTGTAACAGGCagtcattctattttttttcagttttttttttttatttttttattttatatatatatatatatatatatatggatgcttgtaatttgtgtttttgattgTTTCTTGTCCCTAGtgtatacttcctgtatacttgggtgatacttttttgatattttaataaaattttctcattacttatatataaaataaaaaaaaccatggTCTGGTGTGACTACTTGCAATCTGGTCAAATTGACTAGAAAATGATTATCTCATGAAGCCTTTTACACCTTGTTACACTGCTCACACTTCTGAATTATTGGTTCCATACTTCTTCCAATACTCCCATGGATTCCTTATGGTTGTTGAATTTTGTATTTGATGATAGTCCATTATTACTATGATATATAGGTTCTGATCAACTCAATGCTGAAGTGTCCAATAGAGTTAAACACGAGAGAGGGTAAAAAGTGAAAGTTCTAGTAGGAACAGTGCTAACTTAGGTCTTaaattagaaagagaaaaaatcatGGGAGGCAGTGTACCATTTTAAAGCATTTGGGACTTTACATAGGCCTGTGCTTCTTATTGTCATCATTTTTAAAACAGTTTTCCTTAGTAGGAACAGTGCTGACATTTATGGATTGAACTTTGCAGGTTTCCTACATGATATTGCAGAGGGTATCTCCCGTTACCCACTCTGTAGGCAATTGTGTGAAGCGGGTGGTGGTCATTGTTAGCTCTGTCCTCTTCTTCAAAA
The Quercus lobata isolate SW786 chromosome 10, ValleyOak3.0 Primary Assembly, whole genome shotgun sequence DNA segment above includes these coding regions:
- the LOC115965623 gene encoding phosphoenolpyruvate/phosphate translocator 1, chloroplastic-like: MQSASFTLASPAPSLSLLKPRRQSPSLSFNPRFDPIRASSSSSNLNNDYFNVNLSTRRSWSLSPSSSSSPIKLRPWNAPPPSYSDAETNRFEVKATSVPEAAGEKPESSSLFKTLELGALFGLWYLFNIYFNIYNKQVLKVYPYPVTVTAIQFAVGTVIVFLMWGLNLYKKPKVSGSQLAVILPLAVVHTLGNVFTNMSLGKVAVSFTHTIKAMEPFFSVVLSAMFLGELPTFWVVASLVPIAGGVALASVTEASFNWAGFWSAMASNLSNQSRNVLSKKVMVKSEESLDNITLFSIITVMSLILLAPVALFMEGVKFTPTFLQSAGLNVNQVYTRSFLAALCFHAYQQVSYMILQRVSPVTHSVGNCVKRVVVIVSSVLFFKTPVSPINTLGTGVALSGVFLYSQVKRLKPKKA